Proteins encoded together in one Xiphophorus maculatus strain JP 163 A chromosome 13, X_maculatus-5.0-male, whole genome shotgun sequence window:
- the LOC111610585 gene encoding C-type lectin domain family 4 member A-like, giving the protein MTEADVTYADVKFTTPRSRGNVAAENSTYSEVKISNKQQPVCSNCSANIQQSGSSRRSKVTPERLVLLGLIVLLAAALIALGVTFVQTNQNLQTLKEEKENLSDIKPGSKSSTTACPTCPTCPTCPTSPTYPKPKTCPTCPPPPPTPAVKRETRLKCEAGWEKHGGSCYYFSTTKSSWINSRRFCVDLGSDLVKIDSREEQLFLQSRLRGLMVEDDDKFWIGLTDSVEEGRWFWVDGSPLDESLSFWSQKEPDDWKGENPAGEDCVRMGERGGSHDLTCWFDKACNVSLKSICEKPAAPGRPCV; this is encoded by the exons ATGACTGAAGCTGATGTAACGTACGCTGACGTGAAGTTCACAACGCCGCGGTCCAGAG GTAATGTTGCAGCAGAGAACAGCACCTACTCTGAGGTGAAGATCTCTAACAAACAGCAACCAG TCTGTTCAAACTGCTCAGCAAACATCCAACAGTCTGGGTCCAgcaggaggtcaaaggtcaccccAGAGcgtctggttctgctgggtctCATTGTTCTGTTGGCAGCGGCTCTCATCGCTCTTGGTGTCACCT TCGTTCAGACCAATCAGAATCTCCAGACCCTGAAAGAAGAGAAGGAAAATCTTTCAG ATATAAAACCTGGGAGTAAAAGTTCTACAACGGCATGTCCAACATGTCCAACATGTCCAACATGTCCAACAAGTCCAACATATCCAAAACCTAAAACATGTCCAAcatgtcctccacctcctccaacTCCTGCAGTAAAAA GGGAAACACGTCTGAAGTGTGAAGCAGGATGGGAGAAACATGGAGGAAGCTGTTATTATTTCTCCACCACTAAATCCTCCTGGATTAACAGCAGACGTTTCTGCGTTGATCTGGGATCAGACCTGGTGAAGatcgacagcagagaggagcag TTGTTCCTGCAGAGCAGACTGAGAGGCTTGATGGTGGAAGATGATGACAAGTTCTGGATCGGACTGACGGACTCGGTGGAAGAAGGCAGATGGTTCTGGGTGGACGGATCTCCTCTGGATGAAAG TTTGAGCTTTTGGAGTCAGAAGGAGCCTGATGACTGGAAAGGTGAGAATCCAGCTGGAGAAGACTGTGTGAGgatgggagagagaggaggaagtcATGATCTGACATGTTGGTTTGATAAAGCCTGTAATGTTTCTCTTAAAAGTATCTGTGAGAAACCAGCAGCACCAGGTCGTCCCTGTGTCTGA